Proteins encoded within one genomic window of Columba livia isolate bColLiv1 breed racing homer chromosome 1, bColLiv1.pat.W.v2, whole genome shotgun sequence:
- the TM9SF2 gene encoding transmembrane 9 superfamily member 2 has translation MALRRLLIAAALAAAAPPAAAFYLPGLAPVNFCDKDKETPECKSGIELFVNRLDSVESVLPYEYTAFDFCQAEGKKRPSENLGQVLFGERIEPSPYRFTFNNRETCTSVCTKTYDTTKPEDKQKLDFLKKSMLLNYQHHWIVDNMPVTWCYDVEDGQRFCNPGFPIGCYITEDGHPKDACVINSEFHEKDTFYIFNHVDIKIFYHVVENEARTARLVAAKLEPKSYKHTHPDKPDCSGVPMDISNKANGEVKIAYTYSVSFHEEKDIRWASRWDYILESMPHTHIQWFSIMNSLVIVLFLSGMVAMIMLRTLHKDIARYNQMDSTEDAQEEFGWKLVHGDIFRPPRKGMLLSVFLGSGTQILIMTFVTLFFACLGFLSPANRGALMTCAVVLWVLLGTPAGYVAARFYKSFGGEKWKTNVLLTSFLCPGIVFADFFIMNLILWGEGSSAAIPFGTLVAILALWFCISVPLTFIGAYFGFKKNAIEHPVRTNQIPRQIPEQSFYTKPLPGIVMGGILPFGCIFIQLFFILNSIWSHQMYYMFGFLFLVFIILVITCSEATILLCYFHLCAEDYHWQWRSFLTSGFTAVYFLIYAIHYFFSKLQITGTASTILYFGYTMIMVLIFFLFTGTIGFFACFWFVTKIYSVVKVD, from the exons atGGCCCTGCGGCGGCTCCTCATCGCCGCTGCTCTGGCGGCAgccgcgccccccgccgccgccttctACCTGCCGGGCCTGGCGCCCGTCAACTTCTGCGACAAGGACAAGGAGACGCCCGAGTGCAAG TCTGGAATCGAGCTGTTTGTGAACAGGCTTGACTCTGTAGAGTCTGTCCTTCCCTACGAATATACTGC GTTTGATTTTTGtcaagcagaaggaaagaagcgTCCATCTGAAAACCTTGGCCAGGTTTTGTTTGGAGAGAGGATAGAACCGTCTCCTTACAGG tTCACATTTAACAACAGGGAGACATGTACATCTGTTTGTACAAAAACATATGATACCACAAAGCCAGAAGATAAACAGAAATTAgactttttgaaaaaaagtatGCTACTGAATTATCAACATCATTG GATTGTAGACAACATGCCTGTGACCTGGTGTTATGATGTTGAAGATGGCCAGAGGTTCTGCAATCCTGGTTTTCCTATTGGCTGTTATATTACAGAAGATGGCCATCCAAAAGATGCCTGCGTTATTAAT TCAGAATTTCATGAAAAAGATACTTTTTATATCTTCAACCATGttgacataaaaatattttaccatgTTGTGGAAAATGAAGCTCGGACAGCAAGACTAGTTGCTGCTAAACTTGAACCAAAAAG TTACAAGCATACTCATCCAGACAAGCCTGACTGCTCAGGAGTACCTATGGATATAAGTAATAAGGCCAATGGAGAAGTCAAAATTGCTTACACGTATTCAGTTTCTTTTCAT gaagaaaaagatataaGGTGGGCATCCAGATGGGATTACATTTTGGAATCCATGCCACACACTCACATCCAATGGTTTAG tattATGAATTCCTTGGTGATTGTCCTCTTTCTGTCTGGAATGGTAGCTATGATTATGTTGAGGACACTGCATAAAGACATTGCAAGATACAATCAGATGGATTCCACT GAAGATGCTCAAGAAGAATTTGGCTGGAAACTGGTTCATGGTGATATTTTCAGGCCCCCAAGAAAAGGAATGCTGTTGTCTGTTTTTCTAGGCTCTGGCACACAGATCTTAATAATGACTTTCGTTACCCTGT TTTTTGCTTGCCTGGGATTTTTGTCACCTGCTAACCGGGGAGCTCTAATGACCTGTGCTGTAGTTTTGTGGGTACTGCTTGGAACTCCAGCTGGTTACGTTGCTGCCAGATTCTACAAAT CATTCGGAGGTGAGAAGTGGAAAACAAATGTCCTGCTGACATCATTCCTTTGTCCTGG aattgtatttgcagatttttttatcATGAACCTCATTCTCTGGGGCGAAGGCTCTTCAGCAGCTATTCCGTTTGGTACTTTGGTTGCTATTTTGGCACTCTGGTTTTGCATATCTGTACCGCTGACGTTTATTGGTGcctattttggttttaagaaaAAC GCTATTGAACACCCTGTTCGCACAAATCAAATTCCTCGTCAGATTCCTGAGCAATCATTCTATACAAAACCATTACCTGGCATTGTTATGGGCGGGATTCTGCCTTTTGGATGTATCTTTATACAGTTGTTCTTTATTCTCAATAGTATTTG GTCTCACCAGATGTATTACATGTTTGGCTTCCTGTTTCTGGTGTTCATTATTTTGGTTATTACATGTTCCGAGGCCACAATATTGCTCTGCTACTTCCATCTATGTGCAGAG GACTATCACTGGCAGTGGCGCTCATTTCTGACTAGTGGTTTCACTGCAGTTTATTTCCTAATATATGcaatacattatttcttttctaaactGCAAATCACAGGAACAGCTAGCACCATTTTATATTTTGGTTATACCATGATTATGGTTTTgatcttcttccttttcacag ggacaATTGGATTCTTTGCATGCTTTTGGTTTGTAACCAAAATATACAGTGTGGTGAAAGTTGACTGA